In the genome of Microplitis demolitor isolate Queensland-Clemson2020A chromosome 5, iyMicDemo2.1a, whole genome shotgun sequence, the window CAAATACATTAAAGTTATAATATTTCACTTCTAACTTTTGTTGTCtatcaatattatattaatgttatcaaGACATGTAAAAGtttaacagtaaataaatatttgtaaataaatgtaattagtatatttaacttttgaagtagtctttaatttctttcttaatcaacaattattataaaactgcgattttgtaatttctttttatcggtataaaatattttgaataaaaactctttaaatttaaatgcgaaaaattaactttttaaaaattaaattaacgagtataaaattttgaataatttattatttttatttatacttactACTAATGCCTGTAATGAGGAAGAGAATCAGgtaaaaagaattttgttaataaatatatttcttagcaaccagttaaatttaaaattcaagattCCGAAATAACCGGAACTTGAAAAACAgtaaacgaataaataaatattcgttattataataaacgcaaatggaaatataataaactctCAAAGTTTATGATTACATATTtcgtaacttttaaataagaaggtgaaaaagaaattaaaaacaagtatcttgtaaaaatttgtacggaagtttatattattatttctcaataaatatcaacaattgattttatataaaaacaaacatcaTATTGTTGTTCTCATACTAATTATTGCAAAAGTACTGTAAGTCTTGAGCGATATAAATAgccagagtaattttttattcgccACAATTGAGTTAACTTTTCACCAGTTAATACACAAGTAAAAAGCTAACAATGAAGCCTGTTGttgttttacttttaacaatttatgtaACAACCATTTTGGCACATGGCCATTCGGAACTTTGTGGATTCGGGCAAGGTGTTAATCCGTGTAGAGAATGTGATAGTGGCAATGCAGCTTTCTTAGCATCGGAACGTCGTCCTAAGCAACCTCATACTTTTGTGGCTCCATCAGTTATCAATGAATTGGCTGCTTTCAAGAAAACATTGGCAAGTGTATCACGAAATTGCAATAGACCTGGAGGATGTGGCTCTGGATCTGCAACTCGAACAACTCCTGAGCAAACTAAAAAAGGACTAGGTGTTGCTGAAATATTATCATTGGGCCCTAATGTTAAACTTGCACCAAAgtataaaattctttattaaatttcattatacattaaatatttattacattatttttttagatttaatccAATTGGTGATCTTTGCACTCACAAAACCCAAAGTAGAAGTAATTTGTTAACTAAAGGAAGAAAGATGCTTGTTAAGCCTGCACGACCTGGAAGAGTCTTATGTAAGACTGATAAATTTGATTCATCTTCCGTTGGGGCAATACctactgtatataattctGAGAACCATGCAACCTATgaaattcaacaaaataatgataatttaatgaattcaTTCAATACTATTATGAACAAAATGAATttcaatagtaatttaaatagtcaTGGATTTAAAGGAACGAGTAGCAATGGTATTTTCCGAGATGATACCATGATAAATAACAATGCGATGAATAAAATTAGCTCAAGTAATTTGATGTCAAGTGGTAGCTGTATTTCaaacaacaatattttcagtaaattaaCAACTactttgaatgaaaaaaattcaaatactcCTGTAACTAGCGGCAGTAATTCTTATGccacaaatattttaagtgaAATGACAAAGTTTTTATCAAACGATCATTCAACTCAACAATATTCCGCAAATCAAGAAAGTGTTGtcaagaaaaatgatttgaccgcaaaatttttaacccccgcgataaataaatacaataataataacaataataataataataattttaatgtggAGATGGGTGATAGCCACTCTAAATCTTCGAAGCTTGTCAATATTTTAGATCCTTCGACCGGAAATCCTCACACTGTTTCACTAGACGAACTTTGTGATGGGAgaggtaataatttattattaatctctgtattataattaaattaaaatcatttacaattaattgcTTAATATTCAGATTTAACATACGAAGAGCaggaaaaagtttataaaggTGTAGAACTACCAATAATACCGGCTGATGCACTTACATGGAAACTAACTTTAGACAAACTTTTCAAACCTTTGATGACTGTAAGCAATCGCGAAATACAAACAAAAGTAAACGAGGGACAGTTAGGATTTGGTCCAAATCAAATACCAATCAATGATCTGAAAAAACCAAAGGTTATAGAAATTCCTGAAGAAAAACTCCATATTGCTGAACAACCAACCGTTGAGTTTAAATCTCCTGCTATGCCACAAAAAATACCGATACCCAGCTACCTGTAActgtttatcatttattatttatttgacattattttaatgagagttttcataaattattataaaagtttcTTTTTCCTTTCAGTGAATTGGGTTATAAATCATATGAACCGCCAAAGAacacttttattattgaaaaacaaTCTCCAGCTCGAGTAGAAGAAATTACACGAACAATAGTAGATGAAGTACCATGTGGAAATATGGGACCAGCTCTTCCAGATTATCACCCTGGTGAAATAATTGCCGTCGAAAGAAATGATAACGAAGATAGTTGTCAACACAACCAAGGAAGTTATCAAGTAAATCAACAAAGTTATAGTGAATCTTTCATTAATTCTGAACATTCACGTGAAGATCAAGTTCGTGGAGGATATTTGGATTCAAATCACCAACATTCCTTGACCTGTTcctgtatttaaaatttttcttaaagaCTACTAATAATCAATgggaattattaaaaacattttaaaaccTGACatgttaaaatacataaaaatgtactgataattaatttatattattattaaatttacatgcAATCTTGCATTGACTATACGTTTAAATAAAAcgatgttattttattatatattatcattatttatttatttatttatttatttggccaTAGAGTTGAATCCTTGCGGTTATCCAAAATGCATAGTATTACataatagtatatatagtagttaaataatagataaaaaaaataataaaattcgtaTAATTATTCCATTCATCATCTTAATTAGCAATCATTCGATTTGAGAAATAATCTCTTGGTAACTCATTCTATATTCTAATTGCATTAATTAAGAACGATTAGTCGTATTTCATGCTGTGGCAATTTGGTATCATCAGATAGTTTCGACGGATATTACCTCTGCGAAAACGAGGCTCCAACACAGAAATCCTTCATGAAATGTgacttgatttaaatataatattttgtaaactaaacaacaaaagaaaatatcCCGCCTCAATTTTAGAGTTAGCcatcatagattattttaatatgacgTAACGTTTATTTAGAGCTTCAGTCATTGTTCACCAGTTATATCGGTGTATactctatcaaaaaaatcctcGTGGGAATCCCGTTTAGAGTCCCATATAAATTCTTACATGGCATTTTCGGATGAATTCCCATATATTTTCCT includes:
- the LOC103578452 gene encoding probable basic-leucine zipper transcription factor S, which gives rise to MKPVVVLLLTIYVTTILAHGHSELCGFGQGVNPCRECDSGNAAFLASERRPKQPHTFVAPSVINELAAFKKTLASVSRNCNRPGGCGSGSATRTTPEQTKKGLGVAEILSLGPNVKLAPKFNPIGDLCTHKTQSRSNLLTKGRKMLVKPARPGRVLCKTDKFDSSSVGAIPTVYNSENHATYEIQQNNDNLMNSFNTIMNKMNFNSNLNSHGFKGTSSNGIFRDDTMINNNAMNKISSSNLMSSGSCISNNNIFSKLTTTLNEKNSNTPVTSGSNSYATNILSEMTKFLSNDHSTQQYSANQESVVKKNDLTAKFLTPAINKYNNNNNNNNNNFNVEMGDSHSKSSKLVNILDPSTGNPHTVSLDELCDGRDLTYEEQEKVYKGVELPIIPADALTWKLTLDKLFKPLMTVSNREIQTKVNEGQLGFGPNQIPINDLKKPKVIEIPEEKLHIAEQPTVEFKSPAMPQKIPIPSYLELGYKSYEPPKNTFIIEKQSPARVEEITRTIVDEVPCGNMGPALPDYHPGEIIAVERNDNEDSCQHNQGSYQVNQQSYSESFINSEHSREDQVRGGYLDSNHQHSLTCSCI